Sequence from the Argopecten irradians isolate NY chromosome 12, Ai_NY, whole genome shotgun sequence genome:
gtcaaaagagatactatataacatgtcaaaagaagatactatataacatgtcaaaagaagatactatataacatgtcaaaagaagatactatataacatgtcaaaagaagatactatataacatgtcaaaagaagatactatataacatgtcaaaagaagatactatacaacatgtcaaaagaagatactatataacatgtcataagaagatactatataacatgtcaaaagaagatataACATGTCATACTATacaacatgtcaaaagaagatactatataacatgtcaaaagatactatataacatgtcaaaagaagatactatataacatgtcaaaagaagatactatataacatgtcaaaagatactatataacatgtcaaaagaagatactatataacatgtcaaaagaagatactatataacatgtcaaaagaagatactatataacatgtcaaaagaagatactatataacatgtcaaaagaagatactatataacatgtcaaaagaagatactatataacatgtcaaaagatactatataacatgtcaaaagaagatacatatataacatgtcaaaaaggatactatataacatgtcaaaagaagatactatataacatgtcaaaagaagatactatataacatgtcaaaagaagatactatataacatgtcaaaagaagatactatataacatgtcaaaagaagatactatataacatgtcaaaagaagatacttaTAATCACATACTACATGatgtatattgaatatttttttaacggTTAAAGATTTTATCAGAAACCTTTTTCTCGTCAATTCGTACTCATCATATATTCAAGTCTAAGAAGAGTTTCCCTAAATCCCTCACTTATTTGGATTCATTGAGTTAAAATAACTGGAGGCAGATCTAACGTCTTCTCTTCCTCACTTCCTTGCattattctttttaatattaCATGCAAAACGTGTGTGATGAATTTGTAActtaactatttattatatttacttttttcttcttttacaGACAGCTGCAGCGCCAGCAGCAACTGAGTTTACCCTAgtaaagggagctaactctgctACTTCACCCCTAAATGCTGGAGCCGTCATTGAATTAACTCTGACGATAAGCTTCAAAGCAGGAACTACGGATATGAATGTGGAGTTATTCACTCCTGATAACACAAATACCGCCATGATTCTCTGTGACGTCAACGTGGTATCCACTGGTTTGCTAGTCATTAGTGGGTCAACCCTACCTCAATATGAGACTAGAGACGGAAAAGGCGCTAATGTAAGTCACTAGAAATATTGTTTAACAGCTCTTGTCTTTGGCTATCATGAAATCTTTTCAGCTTTAGATAAAATCGTTTTAACTTAAGGTGAAAAAcattatatttcaaacattctTTTTTGATTTAGTTGAAAAGATATTGGGCTTAGGCCATAcaataataatttttcatttttgcttAAGTTAAGTTCAGAATGATTTTAGTTTTTGATTCATATTGGGCGAAAGCACTTTCTCTACTGAATGGtttctttttttcaatgattGACAGAATACACATCTCTGTCGAAGCGTATGGTTCTCAATTTTGGTTAAACTTTAAACAGATAACACTTTTTCTGCCGCAGTGTTAGGTTATGATTTCAATTCAACAaattttgatgatattgtatattgatGTCATCTTACcttaattctgaaaaaaatatgttcaatgtTTCACGTTTAACATAAATGATATGGCAGTTaagaaaaatcaaattttatatgagtCTTGCTTACATGATTTAGCTCGTGTGTTTTAGGCGCACCTACTTGTTAATACATTCATCTCTTGCATTTTGATAACCGATTTAAGTCACTCTATTGCATGCTATATTACgaagaatatattttatttgcagTATGACCGTGTAATCATTGCTCTTGGAAATGTCCAGAACACCCAATGTACCACCTTATCTGAGTGTCAGATAGTGATCGACTACAAGGCTATTATGATCGATAACCCGCTAGTATCTGACAACACCTACTACGTCAGTGCTGGCGCCGAGTATGATAATTCAGAATTTATCTGGGTAGGGCAGTGCTCCGTGGATCTCGTTCAGAATAATGTAAGTAACAGCAGTATATTCTGTGTAGTGTTTGAAATTAGCGAGGTCAATATTTCGCGGTTTTATTTATAAAAGCATATTTGTGGAGGTTAGTTTTCGCTGTTCATTTATTGCTATTACTCTTTGAATTAGTGACTTTAGATATGTCACtgaatttctgaatatttcacTGATGTTTTGACTTGGCGAAATTCAATGAAAACGAAAATACAGCTAAAATAAAACAGTCACGAAATTAACCAGCTATGCAGTACATGATTTGATATCTTTAGTATTATCTAATGTCTTATAAATAgcgaatattatttttttaaagggcaaatattatttaaaaaaatattgaatattatttaaaaGGAGCTAACATTACTTCAAAAAGATGGAATATCATTAAAAAGGAgctaatattatttttaaaagattgaatattattttataagattgattattattttaaaaggagcaaacattatttcaaaaagatggaatattatttaaaaaggAACGAACATTATGCTAAAAGATAGAATATTATGTAAAAAGGAGCGAATGTTCTTCAAGGTTGGCCCCTCTCTGGCATGCAGTATGTTGTGCGAGAGAAGTCATGTGTATATTTTGGAAAACTGTTGAATGTTCAACATATATAGCAGAATGTAAGCTTAAGTGGCATGATCACTAAAATCACTGGTGTCAAATACCAAAAGTACGACGGAGAATATAATGGATGTTCTTGTCTTTGCAGGTCGTCGCCGAACAACCGGCTGTTAACTGGACAGGACCCGAAGAGGTGGCTATAGGTTCCTCTAACATATACTCTCTGTCTCTTTACCTTCCCAATCCGAGTGCTGACATCACGTTTGGAGCGTTCACGCCACTCAATACCTCTTCAACTATGAGCGTGTGTAGTGCTAAAATCAAGAGCATGGGCAACAACTTTAACTGTGGTCATGACGCTGCTGCCGTTCAAAACCAAATGTACCCAGCCACGACTGGGCTTGGAACATCAATGGCGGAGATTAGAGCTGGGGTAATACTAAATTCCGGTAAGGTTATAGATATTACATACTGTTTAATTGTTTCTACATTTGGTCCAAAAGCTTTCTCTAATTTAATCATCATTGTACAAAAAGCGTTGTCTTTACGCCTGACATCCAGCATCTTTATCTAATTTAAATTTAACACTTCACACTGCGCTATTTCAAAGAGATTGTGTGAAGATTTATTTCGTGTACAGGtttgtaatttaatttgaaagCCAGTGGGAATCGCCATATCGCCACATGGCTGCGTTTATTGGCGCTATAAAGTGTCACCACATGGTAGCGTGCTGCGAATCCTTATTTTAAtagaaacaacaaaataataatatctttaAAACTCAGTGTACCATTTTCGATGTAGATTCGAACCTGTCTTAGCGACCACCATCTATCGCGTCTCTAAAGAATCATCCTTTTGTTTTTTTGGCTATGACTCAAACCTAAATCTTAAAGTACAATTGGAAGCTGAAATTTTCAATGGTGCTAATGGTGttaattaagtaacttttgtaactgaagaaaaagtACTAATTCGCCTGCTTCTGCTTTTTCATTGAGAAAACATGCCATTCGTAAACAGTGTATCACCTTAAATTTATTTCTGCTCTAGGTTCCCGACACACACGAGATTCCTATGACGACAACGTAGTGGAGTTCGAGGTTGTTTACCATACTTACCTGGAGGCTGATTTAATTGACCAAATAGTAGATGTCGGCGCCACATTGGATATTTCTGGTACCCAAATCTGGGCAGCAACAATTCCTGTGAAATACATCCCCGAGATAGTTGACTCTAACATGGTAAAGTGGTTGGACAGACAGACATTATTTATTTCCTCTTTACagaaaaatacaattttctCTTTATATGTCCAATATTTACAGGTTAACCAATAAGGATAGTTTCTGCATCTTAATATTTCTGTTGCGATATTGATCATTAGAATTGACCATCTATGTTTATTGCTTTTCATATCTCGCTTATTGACTAGGATAAATTAACATTTCTGAATATCTTCCAGATTATCAAAATTAGTATACGCATAgaaatcaaaatacaaaaaatcaacaatttgtctagaatattgaaataaCGATAACAAACAAATTACATACCATATAAacggttattttcgcgggaaATATATTTTCACGATTTCGTTGGTCAATGTTATGATTGCGAACATTTGATCCGAATAATGTTCAGAAATGATTGGCAATGGGTCACATACTATATCTTTAATGTCAGATagcgaaaatttaaaacaacacattttttgtttaaaaggcgttcttaaagctgacaatgtcAGTTAAAAACATCGAAATATGTTTTCTTCAAATGGTTTGCAGATGACCCCTATATATCGGCCATGGTTTCTTAGAAAAGACGCTggcattgttttttttctgttacgaCATCtacattaaatgtatattttcctGTGTTGGTATACGTACCTATCTTGATAGAAATGTCTTGCAAAATTAAGGtggaataattaattttgttatgcTTACTTACGAATAAAACTGTGGTTAATTGTAGCCCGACGTAGTTATGACCATAAATCCTGGAGCAGATTCGAATGCCGAGAAATTCAATCCGAAAATCATTAGCCTAGGGTTGGAGATACCTTACAATACAACATCATCCTACGAACTGGTTGTGGAGGCTCCCGTCATAAGCGACGCCCCGGTATTTCAAATTTGCTCAGTAGCCCTGGTCTCCGCCGGCAACAACCTCCCTTGCTTGACGTATGACAAGACTGCTGTATATTCGTCGAAAACGTCGTCTGCCTCTCACGCGGACAAAGCTGTTTTGAATATTGGTGGCCTCACCAACCTTCCACTGGAGGCGTCATCAGTGTTAGCAAACTCCATAAATGTAGACATCATTTTTACGGCTTTGGATCATCCCTCTGCAACCCAGGGTTCCCTACATGACCTCACGGTGACGGCTAATTACGCTGGAAAATCCACCACAATAACGCACACTTTCACTATAGATGGCACGATGACTTATACACCAGTACGTAAAATCTATTTAATGCAAATTTAAAACCTTAttgtttgatgatttttttttgctgCTGATCTGTTAAggtagtactgtaaatgtagacatttttgtgtgtgtttaaattttggctaaTTCAGCGTTGAAATTTCTTGGTGAAAAttctatattttgatatgtttccCGAATATTTCCATTCTAGGAATACTTTCACTTTGAGTGTTTAATCCTGTTTTGTACAGAATGTGACAACACCCGACTTTAACATGACGTTCGGAATTGGCTCCGACACTGTGATACAGGGACTAGCCTCGAGTGTTGTCCTTGACATTGACACGGGCGCAAATTTAAGCTACACAAAGATGGATATCGAGTTCATAATGCCAAGCGGTTCGAACTCCTCCAAGTTCAAAGTGTGTCGATCGAGGATTTTGTCTGCGGGGTTAAACTTACCTTGCATCACGCCAAGCTGGTATAACGACAAGGTCACCTATACCTCTAGGTAAGTACCGGTAgagaaactttaaaaaaaaaaaaacaatgtgatATGAAGACTGTTTACATTGAGACGCAAGTGACCTGTATACTAATCAGGTTGTCAGCCTGTATAGTTTTGATTGAAGGAGGTGGACGATATTCTCAAATTTGGAAGGATGATACTTTGTCAAGATTTGCTGTGTAACTTAGTAGTCATATTGGATTTTACCAATGACAAAAAGGACAGTTTTGTGCGGAAGgaagttaattatttttcttcaatttggtagaaaaaaaatctccttGACATCAAGATCCGTGGTGAAACATTTTGGGCTAGCCGGATTCAAAATCTGTTTAGGAACCATATTAAATTTTTGTACCTGACTGGCCATCTATATATTTTATCCTGAGACATACTTAAATTTTCCTAGATgtgaaaaggaaaaataaacaaataaacctCAAATCGAAACCATTAAATGTTATATCTAGCCATTTTCATTTCCAGATTCAACGATGGCATAAACAATAGGGCAGTCCACAAGCTCGGGGGAATCTGTAATGTTGGGCGGTCAGGAGACATACTTGAAGACAGAATGTCCATTGCTGTTGACTTTCTTGTTCTTCAGCACGTTGAAATGAATGCGACAGAGATAGAGAGTACTGGGGTTATGTTCATAGACACCAAGATCTGGGTTGGTCAGTTATCCGTCAAAATTGACACCAGCACACCAGTGGCACCCGTAAGTACCGATGATCCTTTCCAATCTTGCATATATTTAAAGAACAAATAATGTCCCATCACTTTAGAACCATGATTTCAATCATAATGCAATGGCCCCAGCAATTATCCAAATCAGCACTATTCtgctttgcatattacagatttatctcccttgcgggaaggtatcGATTACGATGTCATTATTTGTGAGCGAAATTgatgtcgttttctccgaaaaagatgacgttacgctcgaaaacaCATTACGTTGCAATCGATACTAACACataaaggcagataactctttaaaaGCCAAAGACggaattacatatgtataatgttcTAAGGCCTTAGTTCCTTGATCAATATTAGTACATATGACATTATAGATATCAAATGTTCTGCTctaaaattttactttgacatggtCACTGTATTTGCTATTGAATTATTGCGCGAATCGCTTAAAGCTGACAACGAAATATAataagaaaacatttaaaattaaaaaaaaaaatgggtttttttttcattttttttttttttcaaaattcgtttctgacacaaccccttgcgtttctaagAACGGGCAGTcgtcattttgttttaactctgctcGAATACAATACCGGGTACCGAACCCTATAGAAAGTGCGTGAACCACACATACGTGCAATCACGCGAACGCTCTCTGTTCAAGTTGTAACAACTAACACCTGTCCGGCTCTAGATCTATTGTACTATATACCCCAGACGTATTTGCGTGTAACCTAAGGCCGTACCATAAGAATAAAATTGTTAACACGTTCAATGTTTTCTCAATTTGCGTTTCTAAGAACTATATATAGACCTATACAGTTGAATAAAAAGTAATGAATGAATTCCTACCTTCTTTCCACTTGCGATatccattttgattataacgtAAACAAACTCGGAAATCCTAATAGTAGATAACATTgtcaaactaaaaataaacactcacctgacaaggtttcattgaagtaatattgtcaggctagatcccaaaatatgtcaaatacgagctaataaaacacttcaatatacattacatatttcaCGCACATGTACACGTGTGTGCCTTCGGTAGCTTTATTGAAGCGTCGCTTGTTCGGTACATATGGTCACGTGTGGCCAGCCGAGTACATCGGGTACGATAGTATGCGTGGAGATATATGGTACGATAGTAtgcgtggagatatgtggacggataaTTGTTAGAATTTCTATTCATTTGTGTGAAAAGTTCAATTtgtgaaacatctaaatgacagcttagaggagttgacatgtttgttTGCTAAAACAAGTCCTacacatatttacaggtaaggggtttgcttatgtattagtaggtgatacacaatggacaactgctaggtgtatTTGTACATTACTGAGCGCACGTGtctcgattcacgcgctttatgtAGGGGTTGGTGGGCTTATTGTATCCATGCAAAGTTCAAACAAAATGGGGACCGCCCGTAGTTAGAAACGCAAGGGACTGTCTTAGAAACgaagtttgaacaaaaaaattcatttttttttaaaatctcaaatgtatatttttaacttgcatttCCAGCTCTAAGTATCTGTTTCTTCGTGTAAACCACAACATCTTTAAAAAGACAGCCAATAATTTCTAAATGATCACTACATGACGATTGATTTGAAGTCTATTTGGTATCACCATGAGTATGGATAATAAGATTTAGAATGCCATATACAACATTAGAAAGATATATCGTAGTTTTATGACCAATTTCTGATGCTTCTATTGTGTTTCAATGATTTCAGTCAACAACTCCACACATTGCCATGATAAAAAATACCACTTTGGCACTGGCACCTATCGGCTACCCCATGGTGTACAGTATGATCATCAAGATAGCTCCAGGTGAGAGTGTTGACCTTCTGGTGGATGTTGTGTCCAACACAGCCGGTCTCTACATTTGCGGCCTGCGGATCATGGCGGCAGGTTACAACTATCCCTGTCTGGATCAGACGATTGAACCTGTGTTTGAAACATGGCCATCCGGTTATAACAAGAAAGCAACTTTCAACGTCAGCTATATAACAAACGTCGGTAGGTAAACAAATGGGTTCTAGGGCCAGCTTACCAGTTACGTTTAATTACAAATTCTAACCTGCCATAGGGTCCCAAACTAGCAGCTTCaacatatattaacaatataaaaaaaaacaaatacttAATAAAACCACTTTCCCAGGGTCCAAAACACCCGATTTAACACAATTAAATCTGGGAATTAAATCCACATACTAGCAATACTAAAAGAATTGcaggaaaatattttaatgtatcaaTGCTTAAAATTTAGAACATCCAAGGTTGTTCAACAAGGTGATATTTTATATCCTtcacttttgattttttttcaggtaCGGATGCACTCGTGAACAACGACTTTTTTGATGATAATGCCATTCTGTTCGAGGTTATCACGCAGGTCGATCCGAATGTGGCGGACGGAACATCTCTAGACTTTACCACCACTGCCACGTATGCCAGTGGTCAGAGCAAAGCTATGACGGAAGCTATGACCACTACTGATAATATGACAATCATCGACACGGTTAGTACTCCTAATAGAAATAATATTGACGCCAAACCACCTATCCCAGTATGCAGACaacgtttgaaaaaaaaaaaaaaaaaaaaaaaaaaaaaaacccacacaatTTCAGAGGACCACACGTGGCCGATTAACTGCTATATAGGAAAAATATGTTTCATAATCTACACTTTTGCCTTCTACCGCTTTGCAATACATCCAATGGTATTGATTATTGATTGTCATCaaaaaaatttgtaattttaaaatttatcataTCCAATTACAACAGTGCTGCCTATCTTTAAGTCCTAGAAGACAAAAACTGTCATTTAGATATAATCGTCAATTCTAACAAGTCCAAACTACACATTTGAATCTTTTCCACATATTTAAAGAGAAAACGAGTTGTACTTATACGATGGTTTGTCCATCATTTTTCTCATTCTCACTCTACAGAATGTGACCGAGAGTGCTAACTTCAGTTTCTACATGGCCAGTATTGGCATTAATGATACTGCGGAAATTGCTTATGGGGAGGCCAAACGGTTTATCTTAGAGATGACGTTACCAGAACTTCCGGTCCTTCCTGGAGAGTACACTGTGACCTTTCTGACCTCGCCACTGATACTCCCCGGATACATGGAAGTTTGTGGGGCAGCGGTCATAGAAGTGGGCCAGAACTTCCCATGTCTCCGAAAAACAGAGATTCACCCAACATTTCAGAGGAGGTAGGTTGGCGCATTCGCAGTGCAAACGAGGTTcttagtattttttctttattcaagTAATGAATTGTTTTATCGTATCCTTAATAAATTTAAACGATTGTTGTATCGTCTGTTTTGTGTATATCAGTCTATAATTTAGGCACAGCTTATGAGACTTCAAAAGTAAGAGAAAGCGATCGGAAAAAAAgcaaatgtagatatatatagtcatttttaacaaatattatgataaatatgttgATATTACCACGAAAACATGGAATATTAGAAGCAGGGAAGATTACATAAATATCATATACAGCATCtgttaaattttcttttttgatattatttttaccGAGGGAACGTTTAAAATCTCTATCGATGATTGTTAGATAATACTTATACATCACATAAAGCTCAAATTTGCACGCTATATTCTAATCTGGATTACAATGGATTGCCTATACTTTTAGGCCGGGATCAAACTACAATGGCATTGCTACCCTCAATCTTGGGTACTTGTGTAGTTCGGCCATGAGGACAGATGCGGAGTCCAAGCGGGTAAGTTCAAAGTCCAACACTCATGGATCCATGTCATTTGATATCTTTTGTTTACTAGATCATGaacattattttgaaaaaaaatattttaaatgccTTTTACCGTTTAAGTTATTATTCTTATTGTGCATAttacataaatcaaaattatatggTATTTGTATATCACGTAACATTATAGATAACAACTTTCCGCAATGCTTCGTCATAAATGACCTAACATCAAATGAATCATTTTGCTGATCTATTTTTAAGATTCGGGTCGAAGGAGTTTACAAATTGTTACAAAACACCTCAAGCGTACCAGGGGACACCCACACAGTCCATGTGGCCGTCACCACCAACAACTTCGAGATATATGTGGCGAACGTGGAACTCACCCAAACCGCCACAGTAGTGGCTAAAGTTGATGTAAGTAACGTTTAAGCTTCTTTATAACGATCTCTGATAACCCGATAATTCCATTAGCTTTCTTAAACTTAAACATCCGCTTCGTATCAGCTTTTTGGGGAAAATGATATTAAATCCTTTaaaagtgttccattttgggtaacattctaattttgTTTTGAGCAGTGTTCCAAGTGTACTTTGAGTAGCGTTCTATatcaaatatctttaaaatattcCCTTTTGGTAAGTGTTCCAATTCTATTTAGGATTGCCTTCCATTTTTGCTTTAGGTAGTGTTACATTAGCTACATTTTCCAACTACATGTACTCACATTAGCTCTTTGCTAtttgaattaattatttactTTATTATAGGACATGATCGATACGAACCAGACATCACTTTATGTTAACCTGACCAATTCTGACACCATCGACATGGAGATAGGGGTCAATACCATCCTGCCTATTGTACTAAATGTAAACCCCAAATCCGTTTCAAAAGAAGTGAAGTTCGATGTCGACACGTTCACTAACGACTCTGTAGTGGCACTAGTCAAGGACATCCGTTTGGTGGGTACTGGACCCAACATCGCGTGTCTGTATAAAGATGAAGCGCTCGGACAGACGTTTGCGCCGATATTGAACTCCTCACTTGGAACTTGCCAAGTTGACCAGGGTTTTATGGATTTGGGTACCGTCTCTAATCCAGGTAAATGGTCAACAAAGTCGATTGCTATTCATGTATCCGATATGCCAATTACGTTTCCGTTTAAATTATTGTGTTGAGGGTGATGCATTCTCGATACTCGATGGATTATTattactgttgttatatccacccagGACAATATTTAAGTGATACaggaggcaacagaacaaaaCAGGTAAAGTAGTCCTTCGATGTGCATCCAAAGAATCGAATAAGGGTACACTGTGTTGTCTGTGTGGCTTTAAAATTGAGCGTCGCCCTCTTTTtattcttcaaaggaaatttttgcagGCCAATGATTGGTCAGATTATTTTTCCTGAATTGCATGCAGATTTACTatgtccaggggtggatataatgtcagtaatagtaacccttgaggtatcgaggatgggtttTATGGTGCCGTGGGCATGCCATCTTTTTTATGAAACTCATTCCTATGTTATCTCTCAGTCTTAGACAATCACAGATGGCGTTATCAAACGTAATGTCATTTTGGTAAGCTTAGCACAAAAATAAGTAATAGTTTGTTTTATAAAGAACAAATGTTGCAATATAACCATTATCAAACTTTAAGGTCCAGACCAAGTTTCCTTTCCAAAACATTCCGTGTGTTTgatttaatgtattttgataaattatcttCATCATTTATCatagtgtatttttgtttattcatAGGTTTATCCTATCGGAAAGGAACAAATGCCGATGGCGATGACAGCATTCTGTTTGAAGTTGATTTGATGTTACCCGATTTTGAACTAGCAGAACATAATGCAGTATTCTCCATCAGTTTCGGTGCCATGGTAGCGAATGCCATCTACCTGTGTGAGCAGAAGATACGAGTGGTCCGAAACAACGATGAAGTTCCGATATTAGAGTTCACTGCTGATGTCAACACTACACTAACAACAGAGTACGTATAGGATTATCATTTAGGTGATCTATGACTTCTTTTAAAGCATTCGTTGATTATATTTTGCCTTTTAGAATTGGCATTATCATACTCCGGCCTTTTCTATGCCTCCAAGAGATTGGTAGGTCTTAGACTGTAATAGTCATTCATATGTGTGTATAAGGGATGGAGGCATTTAACCTAAGGGTcacaatataaagaaaaaaagcGAATTGCGGATGATTTTACTTCATGTTTTGATCTTGTTAGTAGAATGCCctattaaacaaatatatgaaagagtatttccTCGCTCAAGATATCTCCACACGGATTAATACAGTTTTCTAGCACACTTTTCTTGTCTAagtgaaattttgaaaatttcacatcCATGCTTATTAGGTCCCAGATCTACATTGATATCCTGCTAAGccacaccaacatgtcctcggGAAGGGCAATTAATGCCTCCATGATGATGTTCCTACCGCCCTACCTCACCTTCGCCAACGTCACACAGGCTAACATCACCCCGGTGGAAATCGTACGGGACCCCGGATACATCAACGTACGGGTAAATTAGGCACAGAATGTTGTACCAGAGGTAAATGTGTTGTCCATACAAATATCTTtcgttatatttacatcttttcTTCTTTCGGCTTGCTGACAGCTTTTAATGACCACTCTCCGCCATCATGaggtaatatatacatgtataaagaaaaCTTTCGTTTTTTGATACGTTGATTGCATGCTGTGCTTTAAGAAATGTAAACACTTAATGATTACTGGCTTTTTTTCTGCCTGTCATATTGTTCAACACTTGTTTATGCTTTTCAAAGACTGCTGTTTCCACATCTAAATAATACACAGACATTTTCCGACACTAAAACTCCAACTAATTCAGCAAAATAGATATTTCTCGTGAAAAACAcgtgaaattaatattttgccTTGTTTGCATGACACAGAAGATACCTAATCTACCTCAAAGCTGTGAAGCTCTGTTTGCGAGtgaaataatgtattaaaaCCAAACACGTATTTGGCGGAAATTGgcctttatgatttatttttcataaagatatgttggttttttttaaatttcaaaatacttAGAATATACATGATGATGGGGATCGCAAAGGTAAGCTAAATTAGCcttacattgtaattataaaaatatgattacgAATTAAAAGAAATGTCAAGGAGAATAAGAATAAATTTTGACAAGTGTGGGAAAGGGAAGGGATTTTTTTTAGGTTGTACTGCACGTGCAGATGTGTTACACTTTCGCTTTCAGTCTGaagcaattgaaattgaatttaaacTACCAATGAGAAAATTATGGCAATTCTTTTTCCTTAAGATCAATATGGCGTCGTCAAGATGCGTTCTTAAGAGGAAGAATGCTATGGGGTTCAAGGGATTCTGAATAG
This genomic interval carries:
- the LOC138335981 gene encoding uncharacterized protein isoform X3, whose product is MNVELFTPDNTNTAMILCDVNVVSTGLLVISGSTLPQYETRDGKGANYDRVIIALGNVQNTQCTTLSECQIVIDYKAIMIDNPLVSDNTYYVSAGAEYDNSEFIWVGQCSVDLVQNNVVAEQPAVNWTGPEEVAIGSSNIYSLSLYLPNPSADITFGAFTPLNTSSTMSVCSAKIKSMGNNFNCGHDAAAVQNQMYPATTGLGTSMAEIRAGVILNSGSRHTRDSYDDNVVEFEVVYHTYLEADLIDQIVDVGATLDISGTQIWAATIPVKYIPEIVDSNMPDVVMTINPGADSNAEKFNPKIISLGLEIPYNTTSSYELVVEAPVISDAPVFQICSVALVSAGNNLPCLTYDKTAVYSSKTSSASHADKAVLNIGGLTNLPLEASSVLANSINVDIIFTALDHPSATQGSLHDLTVTANYAGKSTTITHTFTIDGTMTYTPNVTTPDFNMTFGIGSDTVIQGLASSVVLDIDTGANLSYTKMDIEFIMPSGSNSSKFKVCRSRILSAGLNLPCITPSWYNDKVTYTSRFNDGINNRAVHKLGGICNVGRSGDILEDRMSIAVDFLVLQHVEMNATEIESTGVMFIDTKIWVGQLSVKIDTSTPVAPSTTPHIAMIKNTTLALAPIGYPMVYSMIIKIAPGESVDLLVDVVSNTAGLYICGLRIMAAGYNYPCLDQTIEPVFETWPSGYNKKATFNVSYITNVGTDALVNNDFFDDNAILFEVITQVDPNVADGTSLDFTTTATYASGQSKAMTEAMTTTDNMTIIDTNVTESANFSFYMASIGINDTAEIAYGEAKRFILEMTLPELPVLPGEYTVTFLTSPLILPGYMEVCGAAVIEVGQNFPCLRKTEIHPTFQRRPGSNYNGIATLNLGYLCSSAMRTDAESKRIRVEGVYKLLQNTSSVPGDTHTVHVAVTTNNFEIYVANVELTQTATVVAKVDDMIDTNQTSLYVNLTNSDTIDMEIGVNTILPIVLNVNPKSVSKEVKFDVDTFTNDSVVALVKDIRLVGTGPNIACLYKDEALGQTFAPILNSSLGTCQVDQGFMDLGTVSNPGLSYRKGTNADGDDSILFEVDLMLPDFELAEHNAVFSISFGAMVANAIYLCEQKIRVVRNNDEVPILEFTADVNTTLTTESQIYIDILLSHTNMSSGRAINASMMMFLPPYLTFANVTQANITPVEIVRDPGYINVRFGDLLMCNAVEFTVLLESNNSVEVPIDIFPDNTIIFLEAGSSTYHRTSSSISPDAFLTTETQHMNFSAKVTQDYTCNSVLGMETGIIKDCQLASSIESDPQYPAFHGRLRGNSAWAPFVRGGRLPPYRYFQVAFGNITLVAKILMQRGNITAFPDKVTAISLEYSNDGSAYERAETIDVAFGEDENEIVVEMGRPTPARYIRIYLSSDNSGTNLAKIGMKFEFIGCFKSSDVAAQDICDELTKHQPTIPEFNSRSMTFNSKTSFIHFCDAAPASGGLFSEEMIISCAKSSDGLTWERLPDDVGCLLGYDKTNDILFAWHKNKRTMLMSTDDGAGFHTVSKEKYFTSRDESVFEFAKPIGWQSNDYLNSPEPHANYTLGNWGATRDGLFMKSGGSWTKHVTWTVP